Proteins encoded in a region of the Paenibacillus sp. W2I17 genome:
- a CDS encoding RtcB family protein: MRIVDNIKVWGEPLENAVSQAVTCSQYGDVLGVALMADHHKGYSQPIGGVVAYRNMISPSGVGYDIACGNKAVRTNLMWEDIRDQIVTIMDDINSTISFGVGRNNPTPVDHELFDNASWKLFDTIEPGLQHKLKTLARNQLGTVGSGNHFVDIFVEEATGKVWIANHFGSRGFGHKVASGFLNLAAGRQFSGKAPGESMDQPPTLFDLNSEMGDMYWDGMTLAGRYAYAGRDYVIEQVLGILGASAEYAVHNHHNFAWKEQHMGEEVVVVRKGATPLAPGQLGFVGGSMGDISVIVEGIHSEENTESFRSTVHGAGRTMSRTQAAGKMNYKLRTRMGGEISEAQMHEAIRTYGVELRGAGTDESPFVYKKLQDVLNAHANTLKINHVLRPVGVAMAGGNEFDPYKD; the protein is encoded by the coding sequence ATGCGGATCGTAGATAACATTAAAGTCTGGGGGGAGCCGCTGGAGAACGCCGTAAGTCAGGCGGTGACTTGCTCGCAATATGGAGATGTATTAGGTGTGGCTCTGATGGCCGACCATCACAAAGGTTACTCGCAACCCATCGGTGGTGTTGTTGCTTATCGGAATATGATCAGTCCGTCAGGTGTCGGATATGATATTGCCTGTGGCAATAAGGCTGTGCGTACAAATCTGATGTGGGAAGATATTCGGGATCAGATTGTAACGATCATGGATGACATCAATTCGACCATTTCTTTCGGCGTGGGTCGTAACAATCCAACACCCGTGGATCATGAGCTGTTCGACAACGCGAGCTGGAAGCTGTTTGATACCATTGAACCGGGATTACAACATAAGCTGAAGACACTTGCACGCAACCAACTCGGAACCGTAGGCAGTGGCAATCATTTCGTGGATATTTTTGTAGAAGAGGCAACGGGAAAGGTGTGGATCGCGAATCATTTTGGCAGCCGCGGGTTCGGTCATAAAGTGGCGAGTGGATTCCTTAACCTTGCTGCAGGACGTCAGTTCAGTGGCAAAGCTCCTGGCGAATCGATGGATCAACCGCCTACGTTGTTTGACCTGAACAGCGAAATGGGTGATATGTATTGGGATGGAATGACTTTGGCGGGCCGATACGCCTATGCAGGACGCGACTATGTTATTGAACAGGTGCTCGGAATTCTGGGAGCAAGTGCTGAATACGCCGTTCATAACCATCACAACTTTGCCTGGAAGGAACAACACATGGGTGAAGAGGTAGTTGTGGTCCGCAAAGGTGCAACGCCACTGGCACCCGGGCAACTCGGTTTTGTTGGAGGCAGTATGGGTGATATCTCGGTAATTGTGGAGGGGATCCACAGCGAGGAGAATACCGAATCATTCCGCAGCACCGTACATGGGGCAGGGCGCACGATGAGCCGAACCCAAGCGGCTGGCAAAATGAATTACAAGCTGCGCACACGCATGGGCGGCGAGATTAGCGAAGCACAGATGCATGAGGCGATTCGTACCTATGGTGTCGAACTGCGGGGAGCGGGCACAGACGAAAGTCCGTTTGTGTACAAGAAACTACAAGACGTGCTGAACGCACATGCGAATACGCTGAAAATCAACCATGTGCTGCGTCCTGTTGGTGTCGCCATGGCCGGAGGTAATGAATTCGATCCATACAAGGATTAG
- a CDS encoding DUF4272 domain-containing protein, protein MRNCAIYSSQFDLDQLFEVIQSIYPEDTIKGREGKTHIQVTQKKWLSKKTKGFNIMTSQTHPEEFTTMIQGMLGFLSQIEGRNASLQEKVLIKCSTLNMVVGIETEEDISEEFFGELLRLADALDAVIFWGGGSLLNAQGQLLLDVNGESEVEDYTVTAHTSFLDGNRPQSESGIQRKARSEQLLTEQGIPYNAHLPARAGDEHTTIRSKEEVARRAVALCLAALKGECLGAGESADDTAALVQEVIDKYEADSFFSPVEKRFIDQHGAEQQEIISFSWGYEAYHVMLWALGYVKELGAPMELCNVGKDVGYLHQKDSFTDFLSDASLRSKSEILDEADLIYRYNWVCVDSRVNDRTPPAGLNGGVAYERHRALNWLICYLDQAWDDVRTDT, encoded by the coding sequence ATGAGAAATTGTGCGATATATAGCTCTCAGTTTGACCTGGATCAGCTGTTTGAAGTGATTCAATCCATCTATCCCGAGGATACGATTAAAGGCCGGGAAGGCAAAACCCATATTCAAGTGACTCAGAAAAAATGGCTCAGTAAGAAGACCAAAGGCTTTAATATCATGACCAGCCAGACACATCCTGAGGAATTTACGACAATGATTCAGGGGATGCTTGGATTTTTAAGTCAGATTGAGGGGCGCAATGCTTCGCTCCAGGAAAAGGTATTGATCAAATGTTCCACATTGAACATGGTGGTTGGTATTGAGACGGAAGAGGACATATCGGAAGAATTCTTCGGCGAATTGTTGCGTTTGGCTGATGCGCTGGATGCCGTCATCTTCTGGGGAGGTGGATCTCTGCTGAACGCACAAGGCCAGTTATTGCTGGATGTGAATGGAGAATCCGAAGTGGAGGATTACACGGTGACAGCGCACACCAGTTTCCTTGACGGTAACAGACCTCAGTCGGAGTCTGGCATTCAACGTAAAGCACGTTCAGAGCAACTGTTGACTGAACAAGGCATTCCGTATAATGCGCACTTGCCCGCAAGGGCCGGAGATGAGCACACCACGATTCGGAGTAAAGAGGAAGTTGCGCGCCGTGCGGTTGCCCTATGTCTTGCCGCGCTTAAGGGTGAGTGTCTGGGAGCCGGCGAAAGTGCGGATGATACCGCAGCACTGGTTCAGGAAGTGATCGACAAGTATGAGGCTGACTCCTTTTTCTCACCCGTAGAGAAGAGGTTTATCGACCAGCACGGAGCAGAGCAGCAGGAGATTATTTCCTTCTCCTGGGGATATGAAGCGTACCACGTGATGTTGTGGGCGCTTGGTTATGTGAAGGAGCTGGGCGCACCAATGGAGTTATGTAACGTAGGGAAGGATGTCGGTTATTTGCACCAGAAGGATAGTTTTACCGACTTTCTCTCCGATGCATCTCTGCGTAGCAAGAGCGAGATTCTGGATGAAGCAGATCTGATCTACCGTTACAACTGGGTATGTGTGGATAGTCGGGTAAATGACAGAACGCCTCCCGCTGGTTTGAATGGCGGGGTGGCCTATGAACGTCACCGTGCATTGAACTGGCTAATCTGTTACCTGGATCAGGCGTGGGATGATGTGCGTACAGATACGTAG
- a CDS encoding ABC transporter substrate-binding protein yields the protein MMRRWNVLPLMLLAVILFVSACSGGGTTQTETDAEGTTNSGNSTEVAETEKEDVAEEAVANVPDLGGRVIKVAAWWDLKPAGETASDKARLDKIAEVEKKYNVKLEFVNVPFEEYMNKFTTSALAGEPFADIVQMEYKSALPAILKGQLLPISEFTTPENNINQEANLIAKFPAIAGNEYAFESPTSIGLGLHYNRDLFKKLSLPDPQELYNQGEWNWDKFLELAKQATKDTDNDGKTDVYGFSGWALDVVRHFTAANGGTIVDDTNSKEGLSDPKTIEAAEFVKRLYNVENVVKVKTGDKTNWEESNTFKDGDVALFTAAEWQLGDLTFAVGVVPIPNGPQGSKEVTYANNAASAKFIPKGVEDPKIVYQIYEETFDIPQIEEYPGQDYLESRYTDEKDIAIIREHIAGTGRILLDDAYTGYPFGDYVNDIIKNNASVTATAEKYKAQAQAAIDKLGKQ from the coding sequence ATGATGAGAAGATGGAATGTTCTACCTCTGATGTTATTGGCTGTGATTCTTTTTGTATCCGCTTGCAGTGGTGGGGGGACAACGCAGACGGAGACTGATGCAGAGGGAACAACGAACTCAGGCAACAGCACCGAAGTTGCTGAAACAGAGAAAGAAGACGTAGCGGAAGAAGCTGTGGCAAATGTGCCTGATCTGGGTGGACGTGTCATCAAGGTTGCGGCCTGGTGGGATCTGAAACCGGCGGGAGAGACGGCCTCGGATAAGGCCAGACTCGATAAAATTGCAGAGGTAGAGAAGAAATACAACGTGAAACTGGAGTTCGTCAACGTACCTTTCGAAGAATACATGAACAAATTCACAACGTCTGCACTAGCCGGCGAACCATTCGCTGACATCGTTCAGATGGAATATAAATCCGCACTACCTGCCATCCTCAAAGGGCAATTGTTGCCCATCTCCGAATTCACTACACCTGAGAACAACATTAACCAAGAGGCAAACCTGATTGCTAAATTCCCTGCCATTGCAGGCAACGAATACGCCTTCGAATCTCCAACCAGCATCGGTCTGGGACTTCACTATAATCGTGACTTGTTCAAAAAACTGTCATTACCTGATCCGCAGGAACTGTATAACCAAGGTGAATGGAATTGGGATAAATTCTTGGAACTCGCCAAACAGGCAACCAAAGATACGGATAATGACGGCAAAACAGATGTATACGGATTTTCTGGCTGGGCCCTTGATGTCGTTCGTCATTTTACTGCAGCCAACGGTGGAACCATCGTGGATGATACAAATAGCAAAGAAGGATTATCCGATCCGAAAACGATTGAAGCTGCTGAATTCGTCAAACGCCTGTATAACGTGGAGAATGTCGTGAAGGTCAAAACCGGTGACAAAACCAACTGGGAGGAAAGCAATACGTTCAAAGATGGAGATGTAGCTCTGTTCACCGCTGCTGAATGGCAGTTGGGCGATCTCACCTTTGCTGTTGGTGTTGTACCGATTCCGAACGGGCCACAGGGTAGCAAAGAGGTAACGTATGCAAACAACGCGGCATCAGCGAAGTTCATTCCAAAAGGTGTGGAGGATCCAAAGATCGTCTACCAAATCTATGAAGAGACCTTCGACATCCCGCAGATCGAAGAGTATCCAGGTCAAGATTATCTGGAGAGTCGTTATACCGATGAGAAGGATATTGCGATCATTCGCGAGCACATCGCTGGAACGGGCCGCATTTTGCTGGATGATGCTTACACGGGTTACCCATTTGGAGATTACGTGAACGATATCATCAAAAACAACGCTTCCGTGACAGCAACAGCCGAGAAATACAAAGCACAGGCACAAGCTGCAATTGATAAACTCGGAAAACAATAA
- a CDS encoding carbohydrate ABC transporter permease, protein MGMKSWWSWKLQEMKASKHSYVLLAPYMLLFLMFTVIPVVISIILSFTYFNMLEFPRFIGWQNYTRLFLEDDVFLIAIKNTLLFAIITGPISYIACFVFAWIINELTPKWRAFMTLIFYAPSISGNVYFIWLMIFSGDRYGIANGLLIKWGFLLEPIQWLKTEAYIMPILILVQLWLSLGTGFLAFIAGLQTVDRTLYEAGAVDGIKNRWQELWYITLPSMRPQLMFGAVIQLTTSFAVADVSIALAGFPSVNYAAETVVTHLIDFGTTRFEMGYASAIATVLFMIMVGTNLLVQKLLRRVGE, encoded by the coding sequence ATGGGCATGAAATCGTGGTGGAGCTGGAAGCTCCAGGAAATGAAGGCCAGCAAACATTCCTATGTTCTGCTTGCACCTTATATGCTCCTGTTCCTCATGTTTACCGTGATTCCGGTTGTCATCTCGATCATACTCAGCTTCACCTACTTTAACATGCTGGAATTTCCGCGTTTTATTGGCTGGCAGAACTATACTCGTCTGTTTCTGGAGGATGATGTATTCCTGATTGCGATCAAGAATACGTTGTTGTTCGCCATTATTACCGGGCCCATCAGTTATATTGCCTGTTTTGTCTTCGCATGGATCATTAATGAGTTAACACCGAAATGGAGAGCGTTCATGACGCTGATCTTCTACGCGCCCTCCATTTCGGGCAATGTGTATTTTATCTGGCTGATGATCTTCTCCGGAGATCGTTATGGTATTGCCAATGGGCTGTTGATCAAATGGGGGTTTCTGCTGGAGCCAATCCAATGGCTGAAGACGGAAGCTTACATTATGCCCATCCTCATTCTCGTGCAGCTATGGCTGAGTCTCGGAACCGGATTTCTGGCGTTTATCGCTGGTTTGCAGACGGTGGACCGGACATTGTACGAAGCGGGAGCGGTGGATGGGATCAAAAATCGCTGGCAGGAACTATGGTACATTACCTTGCCTTCGATGCGTCCGCAGTTGATGTTCGGCGCAGTCATTCAGCTGACTACCTCGTTTGCCGTGGCCGATGTGTCGATCGCACTGGCCGGGTTCCCAAGCGTGAACTATGCGGCAGAGACGGTGGTCACCCATTTGATCGACTTTGGTACTACGCGCTTTGAGATGGGATACGCATCGGCGATTGCCACCGTGCTGTTCATGATTATGGTGGGCACCAACTTGCTGGTACAGAAACTGCTTCGAAGGGTGGGAGAATAG
- the pgsA gene encoding CDP-diacylglycerol--glycerol-3-phosphate 3-phosphatidyltransferase — protein sequence MNLANKITLARIALIPLFMICFLNQQSVMIALIIFAVAAGTDKLDGYVARKYNQITNLGKLLDPLADKLLIAVALVMMVQENMISSWIAVIIIGREIVITALRMVATEQGIALAADRYGKIKMVLQVAAIIAILLNNVPFSLLTDIRVDVALLWVATGVTLLSGMNYIIVNYKLLR from the coding sequence ATGAATCTGGCAAATAAAATCACGTTGGCTAGAATCGCGTTGATTCCATTGTTTATGATCTGTTTTCTCAATCAGCAAAGCGTGATGATTGCACTAATTATATTTGCAGTAGCGGCAGGTACGGATAAATTAGATGGATATGTGGCGAGAAAATATAATCAGATCACGAATCTGGGAAAGTTGCTTGATCCACTGGCGGATAAACTGTTGATTGCGGTAGCGCTGGTCATGATGGTTCAGGAGAATATGATCAGTTCATGGATTGCTGTAATCATTATAGGACGTGAAATTGTCATTACTGCATTACGAATGGTAGCCACAGAACAGGGCATTGCTCTTGCAGCGGATCGGTATGGTAAGATCAAAATGGTGCTTCAGGTGGCAGCGATCATTGCCATTTTGTTGAACAATGTTCCGTTTAGTTTGCTGACTGATATCAGAGTGGATGTGGCATTACTATGGGTTGCAACAGGCGTTACTCTCTTATCCGGAATGAATTACATTATCGTAAATTATAAACTGTTGAGATAA
- a CDS encoding extracellular solute-binding protein, whose amino-acid sequence MAGILQRKTWISSTVIIVAAACIILYVTTGADVKSANIPPGSLPAIEVDAVLQQTRQKKGYEQYRSGTDQATQPNVDITIEAGDYIKAEGEDVRKLTNYEGMDGVSLHTGETGQVDWTINVPETGLYNLSAIYYPVEGKSSAIERALYIDGELPFAEAAYLQFDRVWANEKDVVEQDNQGNDLRPRQVEQPRWMEETFQDSDGYEQTPFKFYLEKGEHTLTLKSSREPMVIRSIRLFNEKTAVPYAETAGAQQLDSSGQPKDVLIRIEGEAAIAKSSPTLYPTSERSSSAVSPYSASQVRINTIGGFNWRLPGQWIEWEVDVPESGLYHIGFTGQQNFVKGIYSTRKLTIDGEVPFAEMAKAPFRYQSDYRIDVMGGKEAYKFHLEKGKHVLRLENSLGDFAPLIRNVEDSLYNLNSMYRRILMITGTKPDEFRDYRVEKQIPNLLEVFSGESKRLKDVAAQLRLLSGQSSDQEALIKTMALQLDEMIDKPDTIPRRLAAYKTNTGGLGTWVQQAREQPLEIDALYVTSIDRDIPGTGMGPLAKLGHEAKIFYHSFFIDYNQIGNVATSEDQRTVTVWIGSGRDQANTMKAMIDKTFTPDSGINVNLKLVNMGTLLPATLSGEGPDVAMQIGNDLPVNFAMRNSAVDLTQFSDYSTVEQEFRESAIVPYAYDSGVYALPETQTFNMLFYRKDVLEELGLEVPQNWEDVEALLAILSKNHMEFGMPVVTQANMQGVNIPPNSQYATMLLQNGGAFYRNDDKESDLDSRIGIETFKQWTEFYTDYKLEREYDFANRFRTGQMPIGLTDYTMYNQLSVFAPEIRGLWGFVPVPGTVQADGTLNRDVPGGGSAVMMLESAKDQDAAWEFMKWWTSTPIQAEFGREMEGLMGAAARYPTANIKALDSLPWPAEDYANLKAQFETVKGIPEVPGGYFTGRHLFNAFYKTVVGQVEARESIMDYTQYIQDEIRVKRNEFGLP is encoded by the coding sequence ATGGCTGGAATTCTACAACGTAAGACATGGATATCGTCCACAGTAATCATCGTGGCGGCAGCCTGCATCATTCTATATGTAACTACCGGCGCTGATGTAAAGAGTGCAAACATTCCGCCTGGCAGTCTGCCTGCCATTGAAGTGGATGCAGTCTTGCAGCAGACCCGGCAGAAAAAGGGATACGAACAGTATCGATCCGGAACGGATCAGGCTACACAGCCGAATGTGGACATCACCATTGAAGCAGGAGATTACATAAAAGCCGAAGGTGAAGACGTCCGCAAACTGACTAATTATGAGGGAATGGATGGTGTATCTCTCCATACCGGAGAGACCGGACAAGTCGATTGGACCATTAACGTGCCGGAGACCGGGCTGTATAACCTATCCGCCATCTATTATCCCGTTGAAGGCAAGAGTTCGGCCATTGAGCGTGCATTGTACATTGATGGTGAACTTCCTTTTGCGGAAGCCGCCTATTTGCAGTTTGACCGGGTGTGGGCCAATGAGAAAGATGTTGTTGAGCAGGATAATCAAGGAAATGATCTTCGTCCGAGACAAGTGGAGCAACCACGCTGGATGGAAGAAACGTTTCAGGACTCCGACGGGTACGAACAGACTCCATTCAAGTTTTATTTGGAAAAAGGAGAGCACACGCTAACACTAAAATCATCGCGTGAACCCATGGTGATTCGGTCCATTCGTCTTTTCAATGAGAAGACAGCTGTTCCTTACGCGGAGACTGCGGGGGCACAACAGTTGGATTCCTCCGGGCAGCCGAAGGATGTACTGATTCGCATTGAAGGAGAAGCCGCGATTGCCAAATCTTCACCTACGTTATACCCGACCAGCGAAAGGTCAAGTTCTGCTGTATCTCCTTACAGCGCTTCCCAGGTACGCATTAATACGATTGGCGGCTTTAACTGGCGTTTGCCAGGACAATGGATTGAATGGGAAGTGGATGTGCCGGAGAGTGGACTTTATCATATCGGTTTTACCGGACAGCAGAATTTTGTCAAAGGCATCTATTCCACACGCAAACTCACCATTGATGGTGAAGTTCCGTTTGCAGAGATGGCCAAAGCCCCTTTCCGTTATCAGAGTGACTATCGCATTGACGTCATGGGCGGTAAGGAAGCATACAAGTTTCACTTGGAAAAAGGAAAGCATGTGCTGCGGCTGGAGAACAGCCTCGGAGATTTTGCACCTCTTATCCGCAATGTGGAGGACAGTCTGTACAACTTGAACTCCATGTACCGACGAATTCTGATGATTACAGGTACGAAGCCTGATGAATTCCGGGATTACCGGGTGGAGAAACAGATTCCGAACCTGCTGGAAGTGTTCAGCGGGGAAAGTAAACGACTCAAAGACGTGGCCGCACAGCTTCGTCTTCTGTCAGGACAGTCCAGCGATCAGGAAGCGCTGATCAAGACGATGGCGTTGCAACTAGACGAGATGATCGACAAGCCGGATACCATTCCAAGACGGCTTGCGGCTTACAAAACCAACACGGGTGGTCTCGGAACATGGGTGCAGCAGGCACGAGAGCAACCCCTTGAGATCGATGCATTGTACGTCACTTCGATCGACCGTGATATTCCCGGAACAGGCATGGGACCACTCGCGAAGCTTGGTCATGAAGCCAAGATATTCTATCATTCGTTCTTCATTGATTATAACCAGATCGGCAATGTAGCCACTTCAGAAGATCAGCGCACGGTAACGGTCTGGATTGGTAGCGGACGAGACCAGGCGAATACGATGAAGGCGATGATCGACAAGACCTTCACACCAGACAGTGGCATTAACGTGAATCTGAAGCTGGTCAACATGGGAACCTTGCTGCCAGCGACGTTGTCCGGTGAAGGACCCGATGTTGCCATGCAGATCGGTAATGACCTGCCCGTGAACTTTGCGATGCGGAACTCGGCTGTAGATCTGACGCAATTCAGCGACTATAGCACCGTAGAACAGGAGTTCAGGGAAAGTGCAATTGTACCGTATGCCTATGATTCGGGCGTATATGCCCTACCGGAAACACAGACCTTTAACATGCTGTTTTATCGTAAAGACGTGCTCGAAGAACTCGGACTTGAAGTGCCTCAGAACTGGGAGGATGTCGAGGCTCTACTCGCGATTCTGAGCAAGAATCACATGGAATTCGGCATGCCGGTTGTGACCCAGGCGAATATGCAGGGTGTCAATATTCCGCCGAACTCGCAGTATGCAACGATGCTGCTCCAGAACGGCGGCGCCTTCTATCGTAACGATGACAAAGAATCGGATCTGGATTCCCGGATCGGAATCGAGACCTTTAAGCAGTGGACGGAATTCTACACCGATTACAAGCTGGAGCGGGAATATGATTTTGCCAATCGTTTCCGGACAGGACAGATGCCTATTGGACTAACGGATTACACCATGTACAACCAGTTGTCTGTATTTGCTCCGGAGATTCGGGGACTGTGGGGATTCGTTCCTGTCCCAGGAACCGTTCAGGCAGATGGTACCTTGAATCGTGACGTCCCAGGTGGAGGCAGCGCTGTCATGATGCTGGAGAGTGCCAAGGATCAGGACGCGGCGTGGGAGTTCATGAAGTGGTGGACCAGTACGCCGATTCAGGCTGAATTCGGACGGGAGATGGAAGGACTGATGGGTGCCGCTGCCCGTTATCCAACGGCCAACATCAAGGCGCTGGATTCCCTGCCGTGGCCTGCGGAGGATTACGCCAATCTCAAGGCACAGTTTGAGACGGTGAAGGGTATTCCTGAAGTACCCGGTGGTTATTTTACAGGCCGCCATCTGTTCAATGCATTTTACAAAACCGTTGTTGGCCAAGTGGAAGCCAGGGAATCCATCATGGATTATACCCAATATATTCAGGACGAGATTCGAGTCAAGCGTAATGAATTTGGTCTTCCGTAA
- a CDS encoding GNAT family N-acetyltransferase — protein MSKGNITPSTEQDSEYVRQQLVAYNATHVSEELRHRYEELNFNIKNETGEIVAGVLSTLCWNWLEVDILWVDSEQRHRGYGSQLLLEVERIAREKSCDFVMLNTFSYQAPEFYKKHGYQLITTIENAPTGHSHYYFKKDLT, from the coding sequence ATGTCTAAAGGAAATATAACCCCAAGTACCGAGCAAGATTCAGAGTATGTTCGCCAGCAATTAGTAGCATACAATGCGACCCATGTGAGTGAGGAATTAAGGCATCGGTACGAAGAACTGAATTTCAATATCAAAAATGAGACTGGCGAGATTGTTGCAGGTGTGCTTAGTACACTTTGCTGGAACTGGCTGGAGGTTGATATTCTTTGGGTGGATTCTGAACAACGGCATCGGGGATATGGTTCACAGTTGTTGCTTGAAGTTGAGCGAATTGCGCGAGAGAAATCTTGTGATTTTGTCATGTTGAACACTTTCTCCTATCAAGCACCGGAATTTTACAAGAAACATGGCTACCAATTGATCACAACGATCGAGAATGCACCGACCGGACACAGTCATTATTATTTTAAGAAGGACCTTACTTAA
- a CDS encoding LacI family DNA-binding transcriptional regulator codes for MMKTKVTIQEIAHFTGLSKFAVSRALSGKSGVSDQTRDVILKAAGKLGYFKDNSMLSGELYNNHEIQETKNTRSSGTILILFPNVRYQNQDSVYWGPVFNGISSKLNQKGINILTLTEPSADQLFTLLNPDAIRGIITVGSISTPILLEIKRLSIPVVMVDHLDPVFHSDSIFTDNFASMREIMLYLLRKGFKTFQFVGNIGDAHSFYERWIAYTSVLMGHGMEIHQIPELSNQALDEFRQTFTSVISEDNLPEVFVCANDFYGLYTIEALESMGIRVPDQCVVTGFDNLYDNIPLLATVNVSKELLGARAVDQMLWRIANPESNVEKKLILADVIIREQFGRHSG; via the coding sequence ATGATGAAGACAAAGGTAACAATTCAGGAGATTGCACATTTTACGGGTTTGTCGAAATTCGCGGTGTCACGAGCTTTGTCTGGAAAATCGGGAGTTAGCGATCAAACGAGGGATGTCATTCTCAAGGCCGCTGGCAAACTTGGATATTTCAAAGATAACAGCATGTTGTCTGGTGAACTGTATAACAACCATGAAATTCAGGAAACGAAGAACACACGTTCAAGCGGAACGATCTTGATTTTGTTCCCCAATGTTCGGTACCAAAATCAAGACTCCGTATACTGGGGCCCCGTCTTTAACGGGATCTCTTCCAAGCTGAACCAAAAAGGGATTAATATTCTGACCTTGACGGAACCCTCAGCAGACCAGCTATTTACCCTGCTCAACCCGGATGCCATTCGAGGAATCATTACCGTTGGCTCGATCTCTACCCCGATTCTGCTTGAAATCAAACGGCTCAGTATTCCGGTTGTGATGGTCGATCATCTGGACCCTGTTTTTCACAGTGACAGCATATTCACCGATAACTTTGCATCCATGCGCGAGATCATGCTCTATTTGCTCCGCAAGGGCTTCAAAACATTCCAGTTCGTTGGCAATATCGGGGATGCTCATAGCTTCTATGAACGCTGGATTGCTTATACTTCTGTGCTTATGGGTCATGGGATGGAAATACATCAGATTCCCGAGCTGAGTAATCAGGCATTGGATGAGTTCCGCCAGACGTTCACTTCGGTGATCAGTGAGGATAACCTGCCTGAAGTGTTTGTATGTGCGAATGATTTCTATGGGCTATACACCATAGAAGCCCTTGAGAGTATGGGTATTCGTGTACCCGATCAGTGTGTTGTCACGGGATTTGATAATCTATACGACAATATCCCATTACTGGCTACAGTTAATGTGAGCAAGGAGTTGCTCGGTGCGCGTGCAGTGGATCAGATGTTATGGCGCATTGCGAATCCAGAGAGCAACGTCGAGAAAAAGTTGATTCTTGCTGACGTCATTATTCGTGAACAGTTCGGCAGGCATAGTGGGTAA
- a CDS encoding ClbS/DfsB family four-helix bundle protein, with product MPGILYASKKELSETIRRTYVLFEGEFNDIHNSDKDKWVEGVDKTPAQMIAYQLGWMNLVMDWERNEQLRHECHMPAPGYKWNQLGPLNESFYEKYSGYTLEELRSLFRETEQKWQNWIDSLSEEELFVQGMRQWTGTKPGWAMVKWIQINSVAPFKSFRTRIRKWKKGQLANMDERSGDI from the coding sequence GTGCCTGGAATTCTATATGCCTCGAAGAAAGAATTAAGTGAGACGATTCGACGCACCTATGTATTGTTTGAGGGTGAATTCAATGACATCCATAACAGTGACAAAGATAAGTGGGTCGAAGGTGTGGACAAGACTCCTGCCCAGATGATTGCCTACCAGTTAGGATGGATGAACCTGGTGATGGATTGGGAGCGAAATGAACAGTTGAGACATGAATGTCATATGCCTGCACCAGGGTATAAATGGAACCAATTGGGGCCGTTAAATGAATCATTTTACGAAAAGTATTCAGGTTATACGCTGGAGGAGCTGCGTTCTTTGTTTCGGGAGACAGAACAAAAGTGGCAGAACTGGATTGACTCACTGAGTGAAGAAGAGTTATTTGTGCAAGGGATGAGACAGTGGACGGGTACCAAACCCGGATGGGCTATGGTGAAGTGGATCCAGATTAATTCGGTAGCCCCTTTTAAATCTTTTCGGACCCGAATTCGTAAATGGAAAAAAGGTCAGTTAGCCAACATGGATGAGAGGAGTGGAGATATCTAA
- a CDS encoding GNAT family N-acetyltransferase: MVTIKGIELEDLPALSQLYNELMGMPTNEQQMKKMFHYIQQNGHYHVLGAFYNGKLVGSVMGVECMDLVGPCKPFMVVENVIVSDQVRRQGIGQRLMLQIERIAKDLGCGYMILVSGDQRKEAHIFYEKLGFKDEKVQGYRKHL; encoded by the coding sequence ATGGTTACCATTAAAGGAATCGAACTTGAAGATTTACCGGCACTAAGCCAGCTATACAATGAGTTGATGGGAATGCCTACTAATGAGCAGCAGATGAAAAAGATGTTTCATTACATACAACAGAATGGTCATTATCATGTGCTTGGGGCATTTTACAATGGCAAGCTGGTCGGGTCCGTTATGGGGGTTGAGTGTATGGATCTGGTGGGGCCATGCAAACCGTTCATGGTTGTGGAGAATGTGATTGTATCGGATCAGGTACGCAGGCAGGGCATTGGGCAGAGGTTAATGCTCCAGATTGAACGAATTGCAAAAGATCTGGGTTGTGGTTACATGATTCTGGTGTCTGGCGATCAGCGTAAGGAAGCACATATATTTTATGAGAAGTTAGGTTTCAAGGATGAGAAGGTTCAGGGTTACCGGAAGCATCTTTAA